In Gossypium arboreum isolate Shixiya-1 chromosome 5, ASM2569848v2, whole genome shotgun sequence, a single genomic region encodes these proteins:
- the LOC128292634 gene encoding uncharacterized protein LOC128292634 codes for MELEPAGKARKLDIQELEEIRNDAYENARIYKDKTKMFHDKNIVQKHFSVGQRVLLYNSVLKLFPVEIESEESRKWFTVNGQQLKPFYENFQAHTAEKIQLELP; via the coding sequence ATGGAGTTAGAGCCCGCAGGGAAGGCAAGGAAATTGGACATTCAAGAATTGGAGGAAATTCGTAATGATGCCTACGAGAATGCTCGAATTTATAAGGACAAAACAAAGATGTTTCATGAcaaaaatatagttcaaaagCATTTCTCAGTAGGACAAAGAGTTTTGCTTTATAACTCCGTATTAAAGCTATTCCCAGTTGAAATAGAGAGTGAAGAATCAAGAAAGTGGTTCACAGTCAATGGTCAACAGCTGAAGCCATTTTACGAGAATTTCCAGGCCCACACGGCCGAGAAAATTCAATTAGAACTACCATAA